A single window of Streptomyces sudanensis DNA harbors:
- a CDS encoding CBS domain-containing protein, whose translation MAQRVREVMTAGAAAVRPDASLVEAARLMRAQDVGDVLVADGDRLVGVVTDRDITVRAVAEGADPLTVSAGAVCTPDPVCVGPDDEVATAVRLMRRHAVRRLPVVEDGRPLGVVSLGDLAVSQAPGSALADISRAEPDTGPA comes from the coding sequence GTGGCACAGCGCGTGAGGGAGGTCATGACGGCGGGCGCCGCCGCCGTCCGCCCCGACGCCTCGCTGGTGGAGGCGGCCCGGCTGATGCGGGCGCAGGACGTCGGCGACGTGCTGGTCGCCGACGGGGACCGGCTCGTCGGGGTGGTGACGGACCGGGACATCACCGTACGGGCGGTCGCCGAGGGCGCCGACCCGCTGACCGTGAGCGCCGGGGCGGTGTGCACCCCGGACCCCGTGTGCGTGGGCCCGGACGACGAGGTGGCCACCGCCGTGCGGCTGATGCGGCGGCACGCCGTGCGGCGGCTGCCGGTGGTCGAGGACGGCCGGCCGCTCGGCGTGGTCAGCCTCGGGGACCTGGCGGTCTCGCAGGCCCCGGGGTCGGCCCTGGCCGACATCAGCAGGGCGGAGCCGGACACCGGACCCGCGTGA
- a CDS encoding transketolase, producing MRTEELADLAQQLRADAVRVSDAAGSGHPTSSLSAADIAAVLLAHHLRYDFDRPDHPANDRLVLSKGHASPLLYALYRAAGAIGEDELLTYRTLGSRLEGHPTPRLPWVDVATGSLGQGLPVAVGMALAGRRLDRLPYRVYVLSGDSEMAEGSVWEAAEHAAYEHLDNLTLVVDVNRLGQRGPTRHGHDLDAYARRLAAFGWHTVEVDGHDVEALDAAFAEAASTTGRPTAILARTRKGHGVQAAEDREGLHGKPLKDAAAAIGELGGVRGARVRVQAPPDGGPPAAPRDAAPELPRFDVGDEVATRTAYGHALEAVGSALGRVVALDAEVGDSTRTEFFAKAHPDRYFECYIAEQQMVAAAVGLAARGYVPYASTFAAFLTRAHDFVRMAAVGRAGINLVGSHAGVAIGPDGPSQMGLEDLAMLRSVHGSTVLYPCDANQTARLVAAMAGLDGIRYLRTTRGDLPVLYGPDEEFPIGGSKVLRRHDGDRATIVAAGVTVHEALKAADALEREGVPVRVVDLYSVKPVDAETLVEAAAETGCLLTVEDHRPQGGLGDAVAEVFADGRPAPRTARLAVRDMPGSASPDEQLRAAGIDAGSIAAAVRLLVERGVAR from the coding sequence ATGCGGACCGAGGAACTCGCCGACCTGGCCCAGCAGTTGCGCGCCGACGCGGTGCGCGTGTCGGACGCGGCCGGCTCCGGGCACCCCACGTCCTCCCTGTCGGCGGCCGACATCGCGGCCGTCCTGCTCGCGCACCACCTGCGCTACGACTTCGACCGCCCCGACCACCCCGCCAACGACCGCCTCGTCCTCTCCAAGGGCCACGCCTCGCCCCTGCTGTACGCCCTGTACCGGGCCGCGGGCGCCATCGGCGAGGACGAGCTGCTGACGTACCGCACCCTCGGCAGCCGCCTGGAGGGGCACCCCACGCCCCGGCTGCCGTGGGTGGACGTGGCGACCGGCTCCCTGGGCCAGGGCCTGCCCGTCGCCGTCGGCATGGCCCTGGCCGGGCGGCGCCTGGACCGGCTGCCGTACCGGGTGTACGTCCTGTCCGGCGACAGCGAGATGGCGGAGGGCTCGGTCTGGGAGGCCGCCGAGCACGCCGCGTACGAACACCTCGACAACCTCACCCTCGTGGTGGACGTCAACCGGCTGGGCCAGCGCGGCCCCACCCGCCACGGGCACGACCTGGACGCCTACGCGCGCCGCCTCGCGGCCTTCGGCTGGCACACGGTCGAGGTCGACGGGCACGACGTGGAGGCGCTCGACGCCGCCTTCGCCGAGGCCGCCTCCACCACCGGGCGCCCCACCGCGATCCTCGCCCGCACCCGCAAGGGCCACGGCGTCCAGGCCGCGGAGGACCGGGAGGGCCTGCACGGCAAGCCCCTGAAGGACGCCGCCGCGGCGATCGGCGAACTCGGCGGGGTGCGCGGCGCGCGCGTGCGGGTCCAGGCCCCGCCGGACGGCGGACCGCCCGCCGCGCCGCGGGACGCCGCCCCCGAACTGCCGCGGTTCGACGTGGGCGACGAGGTCGCCACCCGCACCGCCTACGGGCACGCCCTCGAAGCGGTCGGCTCCGCCCTCGGCCGGGTCGTCGCCCTCGACGCGGAGGTGGGCGACTCGACGCGGACGGAGTTCTTCGCCAAGGCCCACCCCGACCGGTACTTCGAGTGCTACATCGCCGAACAGCAGATGGTCGCCGCCGCGGTCGGCCTGGCCGCCCGCGGGTACGTGCCGTACGCCTCGACGTTCGCCGCGTTCCTCACCCGCGCCCACGACTTCGTCCGCATGGCCGCGGTCGGCCGGGCCGGGATCAACCTCGTCGGCTCGCACGCCGGCGTCGCCATCGGCCCCGACGGCCCCTCCCAGATGGGCCTGGAGGACCTGGCGATGCTCCGGTCCGTCCACGGCAGCACCGTCCTCTACCCGTGCGACGCCAACCAGACGGCCCGCCTGGTGGCCGCCATGGCGGGCCTCGACGGCATCCGGTACCTGCGCACCACGCGCGGTGACCTGCCCGTCCTGTACGGCCCCGACGAGGAGTTCCCGATCGGCGGGAGCAAGGTGCTCCGCCGACACGACGGGGACCGGGCCACGATCGTCGCGGCGGGCGTCACCGTCCACGAAGCCCTGAAGGCCGCCGACGCGCTGGAGCGGGAGGGCGTGCCGGTCCGCGTCGTGGACCTGTACTCGGTCAAGCCCGTCGACGCGGAGACGCTGGTCGAGGCCGCCGCGGAGACCGGCTGCCTGCTGACCGTCGAGGACCACCGCCCCCAGGGCGGCCTGGGCGACGCCGTGGCCGAGGTCTTCGCGGACGGCCGCCCGGCGCCCCGCACGGCCCGGCTGGCCGTGCGGGACATGCCCGGCTCGGCCTCCCCGGACGAGCAGCTCCGCGCGGCGGGCATCGACGCCGGGTCCATCGCCGCCGCGGTGAGGCTCCTCGTCGAGCGCGGCGTCGCCCGCTGA
- a CDS encoding helix-turn-helix domain-containing protein, with protein sequence MESTPAAGENIAVLRKARGVGQAELAREMKITVSYLSKIETGIRPATPPVVAAAARALRVTTARINGQPFTDPSKQADLLNDLRGAVRRHTLPREDTPPRDELAKGLASAAKLRAETKYLELLRELPKLLGQATATALDAGGDTVAWGQISDLYGCAYAVAHRLAQPDLADMIVARQQWAAQRTWNPAAEAAAAWNESGTYQSAGAYHDGLAIVERAISQFEAARPSGPESVVVLGSLHLRGVVLASRHEDENATEAHLRHAKRLAARLPQDHLVHNLTFGEGNTALYELAARIELGQPDKAVEMATPMVGHPPAGLKPNRVGRFYIDLARARLAVKDLHGAEDALKRTFRVAPQMAEIHPMSREVLRVLFVMHQRSRPDLLAMAKRTGLTA encoded by the coding sequence ATGGAGAGCACGCCCGCTGCGGGTGAAAACATCGCGGTCCTACGCAAGGCGCGCGGCGTTGGCCAGGCCGAGCTCGCGCGTGAAATGAAGATCACGGTCTCCTACTTGAGCAAGATCGAGACCGGTATTCGCCCCGCTACGCCACCGGTTGTGGCTGCTGCCGCCAGAGCGCTTCGCGTCACGACCGCGCGTATCAACGGTCAGCCGTTCACCGATCCCTCAAAACAGGCCGACCTGCTGAACGACCTGCGAGGGGCCGTACGACGGCACACGCTGCCGAGGGAGGACACTCCACCGCGCGATGAGCTGGCCAAGGGGTTGGCGTCGGCGGCCAAGCTGCGTGCGGAGACGAAGTACCTGGAGCTTCTTCGAGAGCTGCCGAAACTGCTCGGCCAGGCCACCGCGACAGCGCTTGATGCCGGTGGAGACACCGTGGCGTGGGGACAGATCTCGGATCTTTACGGCTGTGCCTACGCGGTCGCGCACCGACTTGCGCAGCCGGACCTTGCCGACATGATCGTGGCTCGCCAGCAGTGGGCGGCGCAGCGGACCTGGAACCCGGCAGCCGAGGCTGCGGCAGCCTGGAACGAGTCGGGTACGTATCAGTCAGCCGGTGCCTACCATGACGGGCTGGCGATCGTCGAACGAGCGATCAGCCAGTTCGAGGCGGCCCGTCCCAGCGGCCCCGAATCCGTCGTGGTCCTCGGCTCACTTCACCTTCGCGGCGTCGTCCTGGCCTCACGCCACGAGGACGAGAACGCGACCGAGGCACACCTTCGGCATGCCAAGCGGTTGGCTGCCCGGCTTCCGCAGGACCACCTGGTGCACAACCTCACCTTCGGCGAGGGCAACACGGCGCTGTACGAGCTGGCAGCGCGTATTGAACTGGGTCAGCCTGACAAGGCCGTGGAGATGGCAACCCCCATGGTGGGACACCCGCCAGCCGGGTTGAAGCCGAATCGGGTCGGGCGCTTCTACATCGACTTGGCCCGTGCGCGGCTTGCAGTGAAGGACCTGCACGGCGCGGAAGACGCGTTGAAGCGGACTTTCCGGGTCGCGCCGCAGATGGCTGAGATACACCCGATGAGCCGCGAGGTGCTCCGAGTGCTGTTCGTCATGCATCAGCGCAGTCGACCGGACCTGCTGGCCATGGCGAAGCGCACGGGGTTGACTGCCTGA
- a CDS encoding Vms1/Ankzf1 family peptidyl-tRNA hydrolase, which translates to MRLAFLTGLYDRPGPWASVYLDTSRMDESAQWRQELMARNACEELAAQGCDEATVRAVHEALTDWPRPAGEAGRAVFAAHGEVVLDPSLAVRPLAPSQVFWSALPRLGPLLDLAGQEPVCLVAYIDRVGADLELRNPIGAVPAGQVQGRDWPLRRTSNGAWDERHFQLSVENTWEENAQKIADAIADAVPELGVDVVVLAGDVRERRSVHERLPVGLTVDVVESEHGGRAAGAGRERLDEDVRAAKEAFLRRTAETELDRFRAARASEGGSAAGASAAEGVPALVAAAREHRIAELLIRPEGPDAHRQVWVGAQPDQVAVRRTETQYLGDTEPLPARADDALLRSALTAGADVLRVRPEIEDDLPVGGLGALLRWPYDEKETEAATM; encoded by the coding sequence ATGCGACTTGCTTTTCTGACCGGCCTCTACGACCGTCCGGGCCCCTGGGCCAGCGTGTACCTCGACACGTCGCGGATGGACGAGTCCGCCCAGTGGCGGCAGGAGCTCATGGCGCGCAACGCCTGCGAGGAGCTCGCCGCGCAGGGCTGCGACGAGGCGACCGTGCGCGCCGTCCACGAGGCGCTGACGGACTGGCCTCGTCCCGCGGGCGAGGCCGGGCGCGCGGTGTTCGCCGCGCACGGCGAGGTCGTCCTCGACCCGTCGCTGGCCGTCCGGCCGCTCGCGCCCTCCCAGGTCTTCTGGTCGGCGCTGCCCCGCCTCGGGCCGTTGCTGGACCTGGCGGGGCAGGAGCCCGTCTGCCTGGTCGCCTACATCGACCGGGTCGGCGCCGACCTGGAACTGCGCAATCCCATCGGGGCGGTGCCGGCCGGGCAGGTGCAGGGCCGCGACTGGCCGCTGCGCCGCACCTCGAACGGCGCCTGGGACGAGCGCCACTTCCAGCTCAGCGTGGAGAACACCTGGGAGGAGAACGCCCAGAAGATCGCCGACGCGATCGCGGACGCCGTTCCGGAGCTGGGCGTCGACGTGGTCGTCCTGGCCGGCGACGTCCGGGAGCGGCGTTCGGTCCACGAGCGGCTGCCCGTCGGCCTGACGGTGGACGTGGTGGAGAGCGAGCACGGCGGCCGGGCCGCCGGTGCCGGGCGGGAGCGGCTCGACGAGGACGTACGGGCCGCCAAGGAGGCGTTCCTGCGGCGCACCGCCGAGACGGAGCTGGACCGGTTCCGGGCGGCCCGCGCCTCCGAGGGCGGGAGCGCGGCCGGGGCGTCCGCCGCCGAGGGCGTGCCCGCGCTGGTCGCGGCGGCCCGCGAGCACCGGATCGCGGAGCTGCTGATCCGGCCCGAGGGACCCGACGCGCACCGCCAGGTGTGGGTGGGCGCCCAGCCGGACCAGGTGGCGGTGCGCCGTACGGAGACGCAGTACCTGGGCGACACCGAGCCGCTGCCGGCCCGTGCGGACGACGCGCTGCTGCGGTCGGCGCTGACGGCGGGCGCGGACGTGCTGCGCGTGCGGCCGGAGATCGAGGACGACCTGCCGGTCGGTGGGCTCGGCGCGCTGCTGCGCTGGCCGTACGACGAGAAGGAGACCGAGGCGGCCACCATGTGA
- a CDS encoding PAS domain-containing protein yields MSETGAFGEDLADFVRRVAELRSARALPPEERRGVLDAALFELQHAAETLWPRYERLAARGPEGTSAERRERQLLKTVFQRLPLPVVLVDRDTVVRRMNLAATTLTGVRAGYATGRPLSALLVPGDRAPLRTQVAATARGEGGRSLTVRLQQRPGEPVRATLAALILPGEPQQTVVAVLQPGVAGAGPTGPAGIGRRSASAGGAVLPAAPRARGRRPGGVPDLAEATERAGTLDLVDAVATALLRGVPGDAPGALEAAARVLRGRFADWVIADLAAGGAGAPVRRAAVFGPPGGGELAAALAGQDPAGCPLVAEVAAGGSAVLQVRPEDALALGVDASGTAVLVRAEVSSLLCVPVVGAAPGGAGAPEVLGVLTLLRTGARRAFSMAEAQAADVLSRHVGLAMRRPAPPAP; encoded by the coding sequence ATGAGCGAGACGGGCGCGTTCGGCGAGGACCTCGCGGACTTCGTCCGGCGGGTGGCGGAGCTGCGCAGTGCGCGGGCCCTGCCGCCGGAGGAGCGGCGGGGCGTGCTGGACGCCGCCCTGTTCGAGCTCCAGCACGCGGCGGAGACGCTGTGGCCCCGCTACGAGCGGCTGGCGGCGCGCGGCCCGGAGGGCACGTCGGCGGAGCGGCGGGAGCGCCAGTTGCTGAAGACGGTGTTCCAGCGGCTGCCGCTGCCCGTGGTGCTGGTCGACCGGGACACGGTCGTACGGCGGATGAACCTGGCGGCGACGACCCTCACCGGGGTGCGGGCCGGGTACGCGACGGGCCGCCCGCTGTCCGCGCTGCTCGTGCCGGGCGACCGGGCGCCGTTGCGCACGCAGGTCGCCGCCACGGCGCGCGGGGAGGGCGGCCGGAGCCTGACGGTGCGGCTCCAGCAGCGGCCCGGGGAGCCGGTGCGGGCCACGCTCGCCGCGCTGATCCTCCCCGGGGAGCCGCAGCAGACCGTGGTGGCCGTCCTCCAGCCGGGCGTCGCCGGCGCCGGGCCGACCGGGCCCGCCGGGATCGGCCGGCGCTCCGCCTCGGCGGGGGGCGCGGTGCTCCCCGCCGCCCCCCGGGCGCGGGGGCGGCGCCCCGGGGGCGTGCCGGACCTGGCCGAGGCCACCGAGCGGGCCGGGACGCTCGATCTGGTCGACGCCGTCGCGACGGCCCTGCTGCGCGGCGTCCCGGGGGACGCGCCGGGAGCACTGGAAGCCGCGGCGAGGGTGCTGCGCGGGCGGTTCGCGGACTGGGTGATCGCCGATCTGGCGGCGGGCGGGGCCGGTGCTCCGGTGCGCCGCGCTGCGGTGTTCGGGCCGCCGGGCGGCGGGGAGCTGGCGGCGGCGCTCGCCGGGCAGGACCCGGCGGGCTGCCCGCTGGTCGCCGAGGTCGCGGCGGGCGGTTCGGCGGTCCTGCAGGTGCGTCCCGAGGACGCGCTGGCGCTGGGCGTGGACGCCTCCGGGACGGCCGTGCTGGTGCGCGCCGAGGTCAGTTCGCTGCTGTGCGTGCCGGTCGTGGGCGCGGCTCCGGGCGGTGCCGGGGCGCCGGAGGTGCTGGGGGTGCTGACGCTGCTGCGCACCGGGGCGCGGCGGGCGTTCTCGATGGCGGAGGCGCAGGCCGCCGACGTGCTCTCCCGTCACGTCGGGCTGGCCATGCGCCGCCCCGCCCCGCCCGCGCCCTAG
- a CDS encoding TIGR03086 family metal-binding protein codes for MSGSPLLARHAEALALVSSRVHAIGTDRWDAPTPCAEWSVRDLVGHLTAEQAWVPALVREGRTIAEVGGRYDGDVLGDDPVAAWDRAAAEARAAFGEECALDRTVHLSYGDTRAHAYCSQMTADAVVHAWDLSRAIGADERLPPALVDFALGEVAPYAGSLPATGLFAEPVPAAPGADAQTRLLNMLGRRP; via the coding sequence ATGTCCGGCAGTCCGCTCCTCGCCCGGCACGCGGAGGCGCTCGCCCTGGTCTCGTCGCGCGTCCACGCGATCGGCACGGACCGGTGGGACGCGCCCACGCCGTGTGCCGAGTGGTCCGTCCGCGATCTGGTGGGCCACCTGACCGCCGAGCAGGCGTGGGTTCCCGCCCTGGTGCGGGAGGGGCGGACGATCGCGGAGGTCGGCGGCCGGTACGACGGCGACGTCCTGGGGGACGACCCGGTCGCCGCCTGGGACCGCGCCGCGGCGGAGGCGCGGGCCGCCTTCGGCGAGGAGTGCGCCCTGGACCGCACGGTGCACCTGTCGTACGGCGACACGCGGGCCCACGCCTACTGCTCGCAGATGACGGCGGACGCGGTGGTCCACGCCTGGGACCTGTCCCGGGCGATCGGCGCCGACGAAAGGCTGCCGCCGGCGCTGGTGGACTTCGCACTCGGGGAGGTCGCCCCGTACGCCGGCTCCCTGCCCGCCACCGGTCTCTTCGCCGAGCCGGTGCCCGCGGCGCCCGGCGCCGACGCGCAGACCCGGCTGCTGAACATGCTGGGCCGCCGCCCCTGA
- a CDS encoding ANTAR domain-containing response regulator, with protein MPIEPEYEGPDSPFAVRRLQQLAEQCVRSLPACCGAVATLGGEEGEEREHDERRTTATHPDLAALVTVQVESGDGPIRAALDTGGPVVAGDLLHDDRWPAYRAAALGAGVRSSATLPFRRDGVVVTLNLYGFRPGSLSDAARGPAAVLGEEATAGLARDRRYRAALTEVGQLETALRSRPVIDQAGGIVMHILGCGVEEAYAVLRRVSQLTNRRLSEVAARVVRGRGRGLEKELARLAPPPPVLRLPNGEPS; from the coding sequence ATGCCGATCGAGCCCGAGTACGAGGGACCCGACTCGCCCTTCGCCGTACGCCGCCTCCAGCAGCTCGCCGAGCAGTGCGTCCGCTCCCTCCCGGCCTGCTGCGGCGCGGTCGCCACCCTCGGTGGCGAGGAGGGGGAGGAGCGGGAGCACGACGAGCGCCGCACCACCGCCACCCACCCCGACCTCGCCGCCCTCGTCACCGTCCAGGTCGAATCCGGCGACGGGCCCATCAGGGCGGCGCTCGACACCGGCGGGCCGGTCGTCGCCGGGGACCTCCTCCACGACGACCGGTGGCCCGCCTACCGCGCCGCCGCCCTCGGGGCCGGGGTGCGCTCCAGCGCCACGCTGCCGTTCCGCCGCGACGGCGTCGTGGTCACCCTCAACCTGTACGGCTTCCGCCCCGGCTCGCTGTCCGACGCCGCCCGCGGTCCCGCCGCGGTCCTCGGCGAGGAGGCCACCGCGGGCCTCGCCCGCGACCGCCGCTACCGCGCCGCCCTCACCGAGGTCGGCCAGCTGGAGACCGCGCTGCGCTCCCGGCCGGTCATCGACCAGGCCGGCGGCATCGTCATGCACATCCTGGGCTGCGGCGTCGAGGAGGCGTACGCCGTGCTGCGGCGCGTCTCCCAGCTCACCAACCGCAGGCTCTCCGAGGTGGCCGCGCGGGTCGTGCGGGGCCGCGGCCGGGGCCTGGAGAAGGAGCTGGCCCGCCTTGCCCCGCCGCCCCCGGTCCTCCGCCTCCCGAACGGCGAACCGTCGTGA
- a CDS encoding DUF2795 domain-containing protein: MQRGSDRLSRRQDDAMKHQLEGLLRSGHPTRAEEWHDPEPVADDDPELARGRVPGDTFEALRLELARHLARTPFPAHRGDLLRVLRERHAPDPLAERVEELPDDRTYRSVQDVAVALHRG, from the coding sequence ATGCAGCGAGGCAGCGACCGGCTCAGCCGGCGTCAGGACGACGCGATGAAGCACCAGCTCGAAGGGCTGCTCCGGTCCGGCCACCCCACCCGCGCGGAGGAGTGGCACGACCCCGAACCGGTGGCCGACGACGACCCGGAGCTGGCCCGCGGGCGCGTACCGGGCGACACGTTCGAGGCGCTGCGCCTGGAGCTGGCCCGGCACCTCGCCCGTACGCCGTTCCCGGCGCACCGGGGGGACCTGCTGCGCGTCCTGCGGGAGCGGCACGCCCCCGACCCCCTCGCCGAGCGGGTGGAGGAGCTCCCCGACGACCGCACGTACCGCAGTGTGCAGGACGTCGCGGTCGCGCTGCACCGCGGCTGA
- a CDS encoding RNA polymerase sigma factor SigF produces the protein MPTLAHTKHPHDDAPDTSEAFRRLATLPPGEERDRVRQDIVSAWLPMADRLAGRFRNRGEALEDLKQVAALGLVKAVDRYDPSRGAAFESFAVPTITGEIKRHFRDHMWTLHVPRRVQDLRGRVRAAYQELSYSIGGRTPTVAEIAEKAGMTEEEAVAGLEALDSFTALSLDAELPGTEDGYTLVDALGGPDPALDVVVDREAVKPRLRTLPEREQKILYMRFFRDMTQSRIAEDLGISQMHVSRLISRCCTRLREDIMRDAA, from the coding sequence ATGCCTACGCTCGCCCACACGAAGCATCCGCACGACGACGCCCCCGACACCTCCGAGGCGTTCAGGCGTCTGGCGACGCTGCCGCCGGGGGAGGAGAGGGACCGCGTGCGCCAGGACATCGTGAGTGCCTGGCTGCCCATGGCGGACCGGCTGGCCGGCCGGTTCCGCAACAGGGGCGAGGCGCTGGAGGACCTCAAGCAGGTCGCCGCCCTCGGCCTGGTCAAGGCGGTCGACCGCTACGACCCCTCGCGCGGGGCGGCCTTCGAGAGCTTCGCCGTGCCCACCATCACCGGCGAGATCAAGCGGCACTTCCGGGACCACATGTGGACCCTGCACGTGCCGCGCCGGGTGCAGGACCTGCGCGGCCGGGTCCGCGCGGCGTACCAGGAACTGTCGTACTCCATCGGCGGGCGCACCCCCACGGTCGCGGAGATCGCCGAGAAGGCGGGGATGACCGAGGAGGAGGCCGTCGCCGGCCTGGAGGCCCTGGACAGCTTCACCGCCCTGTCGCTCGACGCCGAACTGCCCGGCACCGAGGACGGCTACACCCTCGTCGACGCGCTCGGCGGGCCCGACCCGGCCCTCGACGTGGTCGTCGACCGCGAGGCCGTCAAGCCGCGGCTGCGCACGCTCCCCGAGCGCGAGCAGAAGATCCTCTATATGCGGTTCTTCCGCGACATGACGCAGAGCCGCATAGCCGAGGACCTCGGCATCTCCCAGATGCACGTCAGCCGCCTCATCAGCCGCTGCTGCACCCGGCTGCGCGAGGACATCATGCGGGACGCCGCATAG
- a CDS encoding type 1 glutamine amidotransferase domain-containing protein, translated as MRIAFLVAPEGVEQVELTKPWQAVTDAGDSPELVSTASGEVRAFHHLDKADTFPVDRTVDEVSPDLYDALVLPGGVANPDALRMDEGAVAFVRGFFEAGKPVAAICHAPWTLVEADVLRGRRLTSWPSLRTDVRNAGGEWVDEEVVVCDGGPGALVTSRKPDDLPAFCSAFTEVFRKAGAGAA; from the coding sequence GTGCGCATAGCGTTCCTCGTGGCGCCCGAGGGCGTCGAGCAGGTGGAGCTGACCAAGCCGTGGCAGGCGGTGACCGACGCCGGGGACTCCCCCGAGCTGGTCTCGACGGCCTCCGGGGAGGTGCGGGCCTTCCACCATCTGGACAAGGCCGACACCTTCCCCGTCGACCGGACGGTGGATGAAGTGTCGCCGGACCTCTACGACGCGCTGGTCCTGCCCGGCGGCGTCGCCAACCCCGACGCGCTCCGCATGGACGAGGGGGCCGTCGCCTTCGTCCGCGGCTTCTTCGAGGCGGGCAAGCCGGTCGCGGCGATCTGCCACGCGCCGTGGACCCTGGTCGAGGCGGACGTCCTGCGCGGGCGGCGGCTCACGTCCTGGCCGAGCCTGAGGACGGACGTCCGCAACGCGGGCGGCGAGTGGGTCGACGAGGAGGTCGTCGTCTGCGACGGGGGCCCCGGCGCCCTGGTCACCAGCCGCAAGCCGGACGACCTGCCGGCGTTCTGCTCGGCGTTCACCGAGGTGTTCCGCAAGGCCGGCGCCGGGGCCGCCTGA
- a CDS encoding ATP-binding protein, whose product MDDATMSFPAEPQHVEQMRRITVARLKRCGFASQTIRAAEHVVSELVTNAITHGRSAEIDFTLVCEFGREVRIEVDDHSPGTLQPRVAGPDDENGRGLLLVEAFAQSWGRTGTRTWCVVSAGEAQVPLPKFDRLPPMPEPWCPTDPFHRPDPPPQ is encoded by the coding sequence ATGGACGACGCGACGATGTCCTTTCCGGCCGAACCACAGCATGTCGAGCAGATGCGGCGAATTACCGTCGCCCGCCTCAAGCGGTGCGGTTTCGCTTCACAGACCATCAGGGCTGCGGAACACGTGGTCAGTGAGCTCGTGACCAACGCGATCACGCACGGTCGCAGTGCCGAGATCGACTTCACGCTCGTCTGCGAGTTCGGTCGCGAAGTACGGATCGAGGTGGACGATCACTCGCCCGGCACGCTCCAGCCCAGGGTGGCCGGGCCGGATGACGAGAACGGCCGCGGACTGCTGCTCGTGGAGGCTTTCGCTCAGAGCTGGGGCCGTACAGGTACCCGCACCTGGTGCGTGGTGTCGGCGGGGGAGGCACAGGTTCCGCTCCCGAAGTTCGACCGGCTCCCTCCGATGCCGGAGCCCTGGTGCCCGACAGACCCCTTCCACCGGCCCGACCCTCCACCGCAGTAG